One Burkholderia vietnamiensis LMG 10929 genomic window carries:
- a CDS encoding response regulator: MIRVILADDHAVMRDGLRHILETAGGFDIVGEASDGDATLALAERHTADVLLLDLSMPGPTGIDLIRLLKKRAPSLRLLVLTMHAETQYAARAFKAGATGYLTKDSASTALVEAVGKVAAGGVYVSPSAAESLARTLRTPADLLPHERLSARELDVMRRIVAGQTVTRIASELALSAKTVSTYKTRILEKMDLPHEAALVRYAVRHELDLGVGDA, encoded by the coding sequence ATGATCAGGGTAATTCTGGCTGACGATCATGCAGTGATGCGCGACGGCTTGCGTCACATCCTGGAGACGGCCGGCGGCTTCGACATCGTCGGCGAGGCGAGCGACGGCGACGCCACGCTGGCGCTCGCCGAACGGCACACCGCCGACGTGCTGCTGCTCGATCTGTCGATGCCGGGGCCGACCGGCATCGACCTGATCCGGCTGCTGAAGAAACGCGCGCCGTCGCTGCGGCTGCTGGTGCTGACGATGCACGCGGAGACGCAATACGCCGCCCGCGCGTTCAAGGCCGGCGCGACCGGCTACCTGACCAAGGACAGCGCGAGCACCGCGCTGGTGGAAGCCGTCGGCAAGGTCGCGGCGGGCGGCGTGTACGTCAGCCCGTCGGCCGCCGAGAGCCTCGCGCGCACGCTGCGTACGCCGGCCGACCTGCTGCCGCACGAACGGCTGTCCGCGCGCGAGCTCGACGTGATGCGTCGCATCGTGGCCGGTCAGACGGTCACGCGGATCGCCTCGGAGCTGGCGCTGAGCGCGAAGACGGTCAGCACCTACAAGACCCGCATCCTGGAGAAGATGGATCTGCCGCACGAGGCCGCGCTGGTGCGCTACGCAGTGCGCCACGAGCTCGATCTCGGCGTGGGCGACGCATGA
- a CDS encoding GNAT family N-acetyltransferase has product MITLRPMTEDDFARFWPTYRAVVAAQETYALDPAPTLEAARTLWLDAPLCTWVAEQDGELLGSYFLKPNAAGPGSHVCNCGYMVSEAARGRGLARAMCEHSQQVARERGFLAMQFNSVVATNDVAVALWQKLGFEIVGRLPRAYRHARLGFVDCFVMFKWLGDAAAAEA; this is encoded by the coding sequence ATGATCACGCTTCGCCCGATGACCGAAGACGACTTCGCGCGTTTCTGGCCCACCTACCGCGCGGTCGTCGCCGCGCAGGAAACCTACGCGCTCGATCCCGCGCCGACGCTCGAAGCCGCGCGCACGCTGTGGCTCGATGCGCCGCTCTGCACCTGGGTGGCCGAACAGGATGGCGAGCTGCTCGGCTCGTACTTCCTGAAGCCGAACGCGGCCGGCCCCGGCAGCCACGTGTGCAACTGCGGCTACATGGTCAGCGAGGCCGCGCGCGGCCGCGGGCTCGCGCGCGCGATGTGCGAGCACTCGCAGCAGGTGGCGCGCGAGCGCGGCTTTCTCGCGATGCAGTTCAATTCGGTGGTCGCGACGAACGACGTGGCCGTCGCGTTGTGGCAGAAGCTCGGCTTCGAGATCGTCGGGCGCCTGCCGCGCGCGTATCGGCATGCGCGGCTCGGCTTCGTCGACTGCTTCGTGATGTTCAAGTGGCTCGGCGACGCAGCCGCCGCCGAAGCCTGA
- a CDS encoding ABC transporter substrate-binding protein, translated as MKLPATIAAAAALCIACAVAPASAQTRTIYVGMNGGPMEKAYTSQVLPEFEKANNVKVVVVPGTSSDVLAKLLANRNKPQIHVAFLDDGVMARAVSLGVCQKLDDSPVLKELYPFARMKDDVGAGVQLGMTGIAYNRKLFAEKGWAPPTSWLDFADPKYKGKVVFQSASSSTFGLHGFLAINRLLGGSEQNVEPGFSKWASTVGPNVVEYIPNSAKISEMVQTGEAGLFPLTPTGVGDLQDKGIPVAYANPKEGPVLLLVDLCVVANNPDPQLAQKLAQFLLSAPAQTKAAEAGRQIPTNRLAKMPAAMQQSLGNVDDLLHKVTVVDWTAINAHRTQWDTRWNRQIER; from the coding sequence ATGAAACTGCCCGCAACGATCGCGGCGGCGGCCGCCCTCTGCATCGCGTGCGCCGTCGCGCCCGCGTCCGCGCAAACCAGGACGATCTACGTCGGCATGAACGGCGGCCCGATGGAGAAGGCCTATACGAGCCAGGTGCTGCCCGAGTTCGAGAAGGCGAACAACGTGAAGGTCGTCGTCGTGCCCGGCACGTCGTCGGACGTGCTCGCGAAGCTGCTTGCGAATCGCAACAAGCCGCAGATCCACGTCGCGTTCCTCGACGACGGCGTGATGGCGCGCGCGGTGAGCCTGGGGGTGTGCCAGAAGCTCGACGATTCGCCGGTGCTCAAGGAGCTGTATCCGTTCGCGCGGATGAAGGACGACGTCGGCGCGGGCGTGCAGCTCGGCATGACGGGCATCGCGTACAACCGGAAACTGTTCGCGGAAAAGGGCTGGGCGCCGCCGACGTCGTGGCTCGATTTCGCCGATCCGAAATACAAGGGCAAGGTCGTGTTCCAGTCCGCATCGAGCAGCACCTTCGGGCTGCACGGATTCCTCGCGATCAACCGGCTGCTCGGCGGCAGCGAGCAGAACGTCGAGCCGGGCTTCAGCAAGTGGGCGAGCACGGTCGGGCCGAACGTCGTCGAGTACATTCCGAACTCGGCGAAGATCTCCGAGATGGTGCAGACCGGCGAAGCCGGCCTGTTCCCGCTGACCCCGACCGGTGTCGGCGATCTCCAGGACAAGGGCATTCCGGTCGCCTATGCGAACCCGAAGGAAGGGCCGGTGCTGCTGCTGGTCGACCTGTGCGTGGTGGCGAACAACCCGGACCCGCAACTCGCGCAGAAGCTCGCGCAGTTCCTGCTGTCGGCCCCCGCGCAGACGAAGGCGGCCGAGGCCGGCAGGCAGATCCCGACCAACCGGCTCGCGAAGATGCCCGCCGCGATGCAGCAGAGCCTCGGCAACGTCGACGATCTGCTGCACAAGGTGACGGTGGTCGACTGGACCGCGATCAACGCGCATCGCACGCAGTGGGATACGCGCTGGAATCGGCAGATCGAGCGGTGA
- a CDS encoding NAD(P)/FAD-dependent oxidoreductase — MNERSRYDVAIVGGGLVGASAALALTRRGLRVALFERRDCGAQASGVNYGGVRCQGRPAEQLPLALRARRIWDRLPELIGCDGEFVVSGHLRLARSDADLDALDAYATLAGEHGLPLQVMRGAAFRRRYPWLGSAALGGSLCATDGHANPRIVSPAFARAARAAGADVFEHAPVDDVRHDGTQFHIHAGARTCVATWLINSAGAWANTIAERFGEAVPMEPIYPNMWVTEPLPPFITHNLGVYGGGVYARQVARGNCVIGGGRGRGDGEFGQPSVDTTRAVMRDACALLPALRDALLIRTWSGVEGCTPDHNPVIGASRTTPKLLHAFGFSGGGFLLAPGVGEVLADLVTAGETATPLSAFSIGRFFREAAPSAPTRQQETQR, encoded by the coding sequence ATGAATGAGCGCAGCCGTTACGATGTCGCGATCGTCGGCGGCGGGCTGGTGGGCGCGTCGGCGGCGCTCGCGCTGACGCGGCGCGGGCTGCGCGTCGCGCTGTTCGAGCGCCGCGATTGCGGCGCGCAGGCGAGCGGCGTCAACTACGGCGGCGTGCGCTGCCAGGGCCGCCCGGCCGAACAGCTGCCGCTCGCGCTGCGCGCGCGGCGCATCTGGGATCGGCTGCCCGAGCTGATCGGCTGCGACGGCGAGTTCGTCGTGTCCGGCCACTTGCGGCTCGCGCGCAGCGACGCCGATCTCGACGCGCTCGATGCATACGCGACGCTCGCCGGCGAGCACGGGCTGCCGCTGCAAGTGATGCGCGGCGCGGCGTTCCGCCGCCGCTACCCGTGGCTCGGCAGCGCGGCGCTCGGCGGCTCGCTGTGCGCGACCGACGGGCACGCGAACCCGCGCATCGTGTCGCCCGCGTTCGCGCGCGCGGCGCGCGCGGCCGGCGCCGACGTGTTCGAACACGCGCCCGTCGACGACGTGCGACACGACGGCACGCAGTTTCACATCCATGCGGGCGCGCGCACATGCGTCGCGACGTGGCTGATCAACTCGGCCGGCGCGTGGGCGAACACGATCGCCGAACGCTTCGGCGAGGCGGTGCCGATGGAGCCGATCTACCCGAACATGTGGGTGACCGAACCGCTGCCGCCGTTCATCACGCACAACCTCGGCGTGTACGGCGGCGGCGTATACGCGCGGCAGGTCGCGCGCGGCAACTGCGTGATCGGCGGCGGACGCGGCCGCGGCGACGGCGAGTTCGGCCAGCCGTCGGTCGACACGACGCGCGCGGTGATGCGCGACGCGTGCGCGCTGCTGCCCGCGCTGCGCGACGCGCTGCTGATCCGCACGTGGAGCGGCGTCGAAGGCTGCACGCCGGACCACAACCCCGTCATCGGCGCGAGCCGTACGACACCGAAGCTGCTGCATGCGTTCGGCTTTTCCGGCGGTGGCTTCCTGCTCGCGCCGGGCGTCGGCGAAGTGCTCGCCGACCTCGTCACGGCCGGCGAAACCGCCACGCCGCTCAGTGCATTCTCGATCGGCCGCTTCTTCCGCGAAGCCGCGCCGAGCGCCCCTACCCGTCAACAGGAGACCCAACGATGA
- a CDS encoding LssY C-terminal domain-containing protein, which translates to MSDAIHGWLAAIGAHPLLVLAVVFVVACAESIALIGTIVPAGAVMFAAGTLIGAGALDAWTTLGVAAVGAIVGDGVSYELGRRYRGAIRNGWVRFGYANAYARGEQFVLRHGMKSIVLARFLAPVRAVVPVVVGCATLPRRAFYPVNIVSALIWAPVHVAPGILFGASAALAAAISVRVAAILLVVAALVALVWIGVRLTLRRGWPLLRRIAAAGMHACARRWPRFGTRLHAAIEALRRLPGAVPVLALLFVGCVWLFGDVVRDVVANDPLTHADIALYSFLQNLRTPPVDAAMRALAVLHGRDTGLIVAAAFLVWLMIHRCWLTSAWWAATVGVAVVLAPAFGAGALGTTPASLPPGTLHVPLPDADAAFAIVASSGIGWLLARDRPALWRVPVVTAVVLWIVLGGFARLYVGDTWLSGLIGGWSLGLAWFAVLAATYAYWQVREHVQPRGALVALVVVTATAGVWTVPAQWALDRAARPHVGDVVAMTVDQWLRGGWQRVPVRRTEIGGDREEYLPLQWCATSDTLDRHLSLAGWQRATPWSPASALRWLLPQAQADALPVLPRYTHGESTRREFVRVDPARPDSRLVLRLWRYPYVLQDALGTRPLWYGALYRETLHRPARLMTIVRTTTVDDAAAIAQALDVEPRLERPPVDMHAAPATVVLVWMVQP; encoded by the coding sequence ATGAGCGACGCGATCCACGGCTGGCTGGCCGCGATCGGCGCGCATCCGCTGCTCGTGCTGGCGGTCGTGTTCGTCGTCGCCTGTGCCGAATCGATCGCGCTGATCGGCACGATCGTGCCGGCCGGCGCCGTGATGTTCGCGGCCGGCACGCTGATCGGCGCGGGCGCGCTCGACGCCTGGACGACGCTCGGCGTCGCGGCGGTCGGCGCGATCGTCGGCGACGGCGTCAGCTACGAGCTCGGCCGCCGCTACCGCGGCGCGATTCGCAACGGCTGGGTGCGCTTCGGCTACGCGAACGCCTATGCGCGCGGCGAGCAGTTCGTGTTGCGTCACGGCATGAAGAGCATCGTCCTCGCGCGCTTCCTCGCGCCGGTGCGCGCGGTCGTGCCGGTCGTGGTCGGATGCGCGACGCTGCCGCGACGCGCGTTCTATCCGGTCAACATCGTCTCGGCGCTGATCTGGGCGCCCGTGCACGTCGCGCCCGGCATTCTGTTCGGTGCGTCGGCCGCGCTGGCCGCCGCGATCAGCGTGCGGGTCGCGGCGATTCTGCTGGTGGTGGCCGCGCTCGTCGCGCTCGTATGGATCGGCGTGCGCCTCACGCTGCGGCGCGGCTGGCCGTTGCTGCGCCGCATAGCCGCCGCGGGCATGCACGCGTGCGCGCGGCGCTGGCCGCGCTTCGGCACGCGGCTGCACGCGGCGATCGAAGCGCTTCGGCGGCTGCCGGGCGCCGTGCCGGTGCTCGCGCTGCTGTTCGTCGGCTGCGTGTGGCTGTTCGGCGACGTCGTGCGCGACGTCGTCGCGAACGATCCGCTCACGCATGCCGACATTGCGCTGTACTCATTTCTGCAGAACCTGCGCACGCCGCCCGTCGATGCGGCGATGCGCGCGCTGGCCGTGCTGCATGGACGCGATACGGGGCTGATCGTCGCCGCTGCGTTTCTCGTCTGGCTGATGATCCACCGCTGCTGGCTGACGTCGGCGTGGTGGGCGGCGACGGTCGGCGTCGCGGTCGTGCTCGCGCCGGCGTTCGGCGCCGGCGCGCTCGGCACGACGCCCGCCAGCCTGCCGCCCGGCACCTTGCACGTGCCGCTGCCCGACGCCGACGCGGCGTTCGCGATCGTCGCGAGCAGCGGCATCGGCTGGCTGCTCGCGCGCGACCGGCCCGCGCTGTGGCGCGTGCCGGTCGTCACGGCCGTCGTGCTGTGGATCGTACTGGGCGGCTTCGCGCGGCTGTATGTGGGCGACACCTGGCTGTCGGGGCTGATCGGCGGCTGGAGCCTCGGGCTCGCCTGGTTCGCGGTGCTGGCCGCCACCTACGCATACTGGCAGGTGCGCGAGCACGTGCAGCCGCGCGGCGCGCTGGTCGCGCTGGTGGTCGTCACGGCGACGGCCGGCGTGTGGACCGTGCCCGCGCAGTGGGCGCTCGATCGCGCGGCGCGCCCGCATGTGGGCGACGTCGTCGCGATGACGGTCGACCAGTGGCTGCGCGGCGGCTGGCAGCGCGTGCCGGTGCGACGCACCGAGATCGGCGGCGATCGCGAGGAGTATCTGCCGCTGCAATGGTGCGCGACGTCGGATACGCTCGATCGCCATCTGTCGCTGGCCGGCTGGCAACGCGCGACGCCGTGGTCGCCCGCGAGCGCACTGCGCTGGCTCCTGCCGCAGGCGCAGGCCGACGCGTTGCCGGTGCTGCCGCGCTACACGCACGGCGAGAGCACGCGGCGCGAGTTCGTGCGCGTCGATCCCGCGCGGCCGGACAGCCGTCTCGTGCTGCGGCTGTGGCGTTATCCGTACGTGTTGCAGGACGCGCTCGGCACGCGGCCGCTGTGGTACGGCGCGCTGTATCGCGAGACGCTGCATCGGCCCGCGCGGCTGATGACGATCGTGCGCACGACGACGGTCGACGATGCGGCCGCGATTGCGCAGGCACTCGACGTCGAGCCGAGGCTCGAACGCCCGCCGGTGGACATGCACGCGGCGCCGGCGACGGTGGTGCTCGTGTGGATGGTGCAGCCTTGA
- a CDS encoding YbfB/YjiJ family MFS transporter, whose product MRAAPPPQHAARARAGAGTAEADRMAAWRLAVRLSLGSAIALGLARFSYALLLPPMKADLGWSFAEAGALNTANAAGYLLGALVFPLLSRRWRAGTLLTAGCVLTVSLMAACGLVSGTDALLAARVATGIGSALIFISGGVLAARLASASPRDAGLLLGLYYGGTGWGIVASSLLVPATLVHRAHGWQPAWFALAVACVLFSAAAVSAARRIEHAHAAAAVRRDAAAPAAIAGPARFAFALAGYGLFGVGYIGYMTFIVALLRGAGMSGTVVAAFYVMLGVATVVSARLWSTLLDRMRGGQALAVLNALLGVATLMPALFVHPAAAFASGVLFGATFLSAVASTTAFVRHNLPPQGWAKGISAFTTVFAFGQIAGPVAIGWVSDSAGLARGLVYSALTLFAGAGLAAAQRALPRR is encoded by the coding sequence ATGCGCGCAGCGCCGCCACCGCAGCATGCCGCCCGCGCACGGGCGGGCGCCGGCACGGCCGAAGCCGACCGGATGGCCGCTTGGCGGCTCGCGGTCCGGCTGTCGCTCGGCAGCGCGATCGCGCTGGGGCTCGCGCGCTTTTCGTATGCACTGCTGCTGCCGCCGATGAAGGCCGATCTCGGCTGGTCGTTCGCCGAGGCCGGCGCGCTCAATACGGCCAACGCGGCCGGCTATCTGCTCGGCGCGCTCGTCTTCCCGTTGCTGTCGCGGCGCTGGCGCGCGGGCACGCTGCTCACCGCCGGCTGCGTGCTCACCGTATCGCTGATGGCCGCTTGCGGGCTGGTGTCGGGCACCGACGCGCTGCTCGCCGCGCGCGTCGCGACGGGCATCGGCAGCGCGCTGATCTTCATCAGCGGCGGCGTGCTGGCCGCGCGGCTCGCGTCCGCGTCGCCACGCGACGCGGGGCTGCTGCTCGGCCTGTACTACGGCGGCACCGGCTGGGGGATCGTCGCGTCGTCGCTGCTGGTGCCCGCGACGCTCGTGCATCGCGCGCACGGCTGGCAACCGGCCTGGTTCGCGCTCGCAGTCGCGTGCGTGCTGTTCTCGGCGGCGGCCGTGTCGGCCGCGCGCCGCATCGAGCACGCGCACGCGGCAGCGGCCGTGCGGCGCGACGCCGCCGCGCCGGCCGCGATCGCCGGCCCCGCGCGCTTCGCGTTCGCGCTCGCGGGCTACGGGCTGTTCGGCGTCGGCTACATCGGCTACATGACGTTCATCGTCGCGCTGCTGCGCGGCGCCGGGATGAGCGGGACGGTGGTGGCCGCGTTCTACGTGATGCTCGGCGTGGCGACCGTCGTGTCGGCACGGCTATGGTCGACGCTGCTCGACCGGATGCGCGGCGGCCAGGCGCTCGCGGTGCTCAATGCGTTGCTCGGCGTGGCGACGCTGATGCCCGCGCTGTTCGTTCATCCGGCAGCGGCGTTCGCGTCGGGCGTGTTGTTCGGCGCGACGTTTCTGTCGGCGGTCGCGTCGACGACCGCGTTCGTGCGTCACAACCTGCCGCCGCAAGGCTGGGCGAAGGGCATCAGCGCGTTCACGACGGTCTTCGCGTTCGGACAGATCGCGGGGCCGGTCGCGATCGGCTGGGTGTCGGACAGCGCGGGGCTCGCGCGCGGGCTCGTCTATTCGGCGCTGACGCTGTTCGCGGGGGCTGGGCTGGCGGCGGCGCAGCGGGCGTTGCCGCGCCGCTGA